The nucleotide sequence ACATTTCAAAGATAGCGGTCAATCCTGGGCTGGAGCACCCAGGTCTTTTGCTCTATGACGAATTGAATCGGGAAGTTGTGAGGGTTAGTCCCGCAGGCGACGAGCTTGGCCGCTACGGCAGTTTCACATTCCGGCTCAATATAGCTGTAGAACAGTGATTATTGGTACCACGGCAGTCACCGTTAATTATCAACATTATTTCCACATTTAAAGAACCAATCATTAGTACGCTTGAACTCTGAAACCGTTAAACTAATTTATCAAACACTGTAAAGTGGTTTACAGAGTTACTTTAAAACATCTAAACTTATACTTTAATTAACTACCGTATTCTCAATTTTTCTTCTGTGATTGATGGTTCTAAAAGTATAACTTAAGGCATGAAAAGATTATACATTAAATAACTTGACACGTATTTAATTAAAGCAGTATTTTAAGGAGAGGCCCTAAAAAGCCTCTCCCGCGAGGTAGGGGTAGATCTTCAAAATGCTCCGAGGTCATTTACGAAGTCTACCCCTATTTTATTTACCGATCCCAAGTACACTGTCACTCAACAGATACCGCGCCATTTCCTTAGCCTCCATCTCAGGGCTGTTGGAAAGCGTCTCACTCTCCATTGCCGTCTTGAGTGATGTCAGATAGTCTATGGTAACGCTGGAAACGAGGTGTTCATCTTCCTCGTCGTGCGCCAGATTGTTCACCGCTTTTCTTATCAGATAGTTCGCGCTGCCCGGCTGATTTGCCTTCAGCTTGAGCAAGGCACCTGTCAGTTGAATAAATCCTCTGACCCATTCCCTGTTTCTGCCTCTCCCTTTTTTCCAGATGTCTTCCCAGGCCGTGTGCGCCTTCAGTAATTCCCCCTTCCTGAGAAATTTGACCCCTTTTCTGAACTTCTTCAGCTCCGTTGACGTCATGGTGTTCTGGGGTGTTTGTAAACCCCATCCTTGCGGTAGTAATCGAATAGCTCACCATCGAACGGCTCAAAGCGCAAATGTTGCCTCCCCTCAACAGGAAAAGCTGCCTTAAAAGATTCCTTTTCGTTTTTCTTCAGAAAGAAAATAATCGAAATTTCGCGCCTCTTACCGGGCCCATCCTCAGCCTCATAAACGGTCTCAGACCACTCCCATAAGAAATGATCCTCATGAGCCCATTCTAGAATAAGGTTGATCAATACGGTTTGACTCTCCCATAGTGTAATTTTGGCCGCGAAGGTATATCCGCGTCTGGCCAGTTCTGTTCCTGTTACTGATCGCAAAATCATACTTTCCAGCAATAAAAAAGGGGATCGTGAAATCCCCCTCCCATCAAACTCAGCGCATCGACCGCGAATCTTAGTCTTTTTCCTTCTTCTTAGGCACCCGCTCATTAAGATCAGCGACATCGGTCTCAGCTGTTGTCAGCCTCTGATCTATATCACCGATCTGTCTGTTTGCGAGTCGCTTAAATGAGTTAAACTTATTTTCTACTTCCTCAATGTTTTTATCTACTTCTGTGAATTTACCTTCAGTGTCACGGCTGAAATTTTCCAAGTTTAGTTGAACTGTCTCAATTTTGCGCGACAGCGAATCGGTAACATGGTGAATAAGCTGAGTGTTGGCGATAATGTCTTTCTGTGCTTTTCTCAGGTGCTTCCCACGCCCGATGAATTGTAAATTGAGAGTCTTCAAGTCTTCGCGGAATTCCTGATTGACTTCATCCACATGCTTCAGTTGTTGCTGTCCCATCTCATCCATTCGGGCGAACATGGAATCAGAGGTAGTCTTGAAATAGACCCCTGCCGCTATCCACGCAATGATTATCAGAATCAGTAACTTATCTCTGTTTTCCATCTGTACTCCCTCTATTTTTTCTCCATTTCTTCCAGACGCTTTTCCCATGCACTCATCTCATGCTGATCCTCATCCTTGGCCTCGCTGACTTCCTCTTCTTCTTTTTCTTCTTCATCTTCGCCCGATTTTATCTTCTCCAACAACTCCTCCCGCTTTACTCCGATCTCTTTGAGCTGCTCCATCAATGAATTAACCTCATCATTGAATTCATTGACTGTCGCCTCAAGGCGCGAAATCAACTCTTCCATAAGAGTTACACCATAAGATTCGTTAATTCCATCGAGAAGATCATCAAGCTTCTCAGCGAGGTAGTTCTTCCTTTTGTCTGAATCAGTCAGGTCGACTGCCATATCTTTGTCCTTAATTGATTCTTTGCTTTAGAATATCTCGTGTCTGATTCTTTAGTAAAGACGAGCATTAATTTAATCTGCTTGCACTATTTTCAGAAATAAAATGCATTCTCTTGTTCAACGCTAAATTATACGTATAGGTTAGGGACATACAGTTACAAGATCAACCCTAAACTTACTCCATCCGATTCTGAGAAGATGACGGATCTGAAAAGAGAGTATCGCGCATCAATTCTTCATGAATAACAGGAAATTGATCTGTCATCTGGACAAACCTCGGCCGGGTTAAGGATATCATGATATTATGCCTGTTACCCTTGAAGGTTACCTCGCGTGTCAGGTGTACATAATTCTCTTGCCGTGCTGATGGAGGAAAAAACCACAGACGAACCTGATTTTCCATCGTCCTCTGCAATTCATCTTCCGGGGTGTTGAACGAAGTAGTTAGATATACTCGTGAATCTATGACGCGACCCGTGGGCGCCACAATCCAATCCATGCGTCCCTCTGCCCTGTAATCCTGGTACCTCTCCATAACATCAAGAATTGCACGTTCCATCAACTCGTCTTGCGCCAGCACAACTTTACTCATCTCGATTAGCGACCAGTCACGTACATCCCTGTCCCTGTAAAACACCACTTGGTGTTCAGCATCAAGGACAGCATCGTGCCGGGCATCATCCCGCTCCAGACTGTAGTCAGTCAGCAACTCTCGTCGCTCCTTTTTTTCTCCGGTCACCCTCTTCTTTCTGATAGATGCTAACCGCTTCAGCCTTTTCTCTTCATAGGCCCGGATCTCATTGTCATCGGCCGGATTCTGTCGGGCAGGATTCCACAGCTTGATACCTCCGCGGGCGAACTCGCTGCTGATGGGATTGAAAATGGCACGCTGAAAACGGAGACTCAGATCATTACTGGCATCCTGAGCAACCAGCTCTCCGGCGCTGAGACCCATCTGTGACGCGCGGCGAAAAGTCCGCACTTCCGAATAAACAATCACATCGATTCGGTCTTCAATGGTGACAAAAACGACGTACTCTATCGGCTGGAAAAGACGCTTTATGGTTCTCACTTTTGTCAGAAAATGACCATCTACCGGATCAATATTATCTATTTCGTAGCCAAGACCGGTGATGGCTCGCTGGCACTGGGTTAGCGCCTCCTCACGGGGGATATCGTAGTTGTAGGTTCTCACCATGGCCGGAGGGCGATAACATGCAGAAATCCGCAAACTGTTGGCGAGAATAAGAACTACACAGGAGAATCGTACCGAGGAGGATTGACTGAGTTTCTTGTCAGTACTCCTCAAGTAGATTCTCTTCAGGGATTTCTGGCGTTTCGGGTTCAACTGTCCCATAAAAAGTTGGGTGATAATAGTAGAGTCTCAGTACGGACGGGACATCATCGAAAACAGGAACATCCTCAGGATCGTATGGCGCCACCGCATCCAGAAGCAGCTCGATGTGAACGGTATCGACTTTCCAAGATGTTCGAAAATAGGCACGCGAAATTTTTGGAAAATCTGAGAAGAGATACTCCTGTCCGATCCCCATATCGTTCTGACTTGTCCTTTTTGGATGACCATAACGCTTTGTTAATAAACCTTCCACACGATGAAAATCTTCAATGTAATCATCTGTCAATTTCGCTTCTGTGTCATAGTCAATCCGGACTTTCCAGAATCCCTTGTCTGAAAATGAATAGACATAGGTCACAGTATCCTGCCCGAGAGTTCCCGAAACTGTAACAGAGTTGTCGTCGCTGGTAGCAGCGGTGTCGCCGTCGGTACTCCCCTCAAACTGATCTTTGGCCATACCCCATAGGTAGTTCTTGTATCCGGCGGTAAGAGCCGTTTCTGATTCGACAGGTACGGCGGCTTCTGGCGCTAAAGTGTCTTCATCAGCTTCTTCAAATTCCAGGTCTTCTTCCGTCTCTTCTTCCGCCAGTGTGTCAGCTTCCACCGCTTCATCAGGTTCACCGACTGTTTGATCTACATCCGCTTCCTGCGCCAGAACGGCACCGCAAAACAGTAAAATGAAAAGTATCACTGACTGTTTCATGATAAAAACTCCTTTTTCATTTAATAGAAGAGATTGTACTGGAACATGTTAATTGTCTCAAAACTATATTCATTTTACCGAGACTTCTTCTTCATCGCCGCCGCCCATAAGCGTCGGAAGATAATTCATCAGATAATAGACAACCGCTGTCACGATTACGGCCTGAAGTAACATCCCTGC is from Candidatus Neomarinimicrobiota bacterium and encodes:
- a CDS encoding DUF309 domain-containing protein; translation: MTSTELKKFRKGVKFLRKGELLKAHTAWEDIWKKGRGRNREWVRGFIQLTGALLKLKANQPGSANYLIRKAVNNLAHDEEDEHLVSSVTIDYLTSLKTAMESETLSNSPEMEAKEMARYLLSDSVLGIGK